AACGATGTTCCTGTCCGTACTCCTTTTGCCATAGATCTCCGTTGACCTATCCTTTATAAAAACATTGTTGGATTTCAAACATTCTATTTGAAAGCCCCCTCGCAGCATCTTTTGTGGAGTTTTTTTGAGTTCGAATTTTGAAGAGAACGGTTTTTTCCTTCGAGATCGCGCATTCGTGATCTGCCGCATCTTTCGAGGGTCCAGATCACCATTGTGCCCGCCACTTTCTGATTGCGATAGTGGTCTCATGAGGAGATACGCGTTTTTCCCGGTTCACTGATTGTCGCGCCTCTGTACGGCGGTTTCCGTCTGCATCGCGCCGGTTACCTGCCATGCCTGCGGGCCTTACCTGCCATGCCGATGAGGCCGCGCCGGGGTGTCGGGTACATACATCAGTCACAAAAAAGAGGGTTAGAAGGATGTGGCGGTCGGTTCCCCGGCGGCGTCTCCGATGAGAGCCCTCACAGACGCCGGCGAGATCCCGTACGCCTCTGAGATCTCCTGGAGCGCCTCATCGCGCGGCACGCCATTGTGAATCATGCCGGCAAACGAGCGCCTGACCATGCTCGAGACCTGCTCGTCGGTATAGGTCCCCCGGACGTGGGCGTATTTCAGGATGTATTTTGCGAGGGTATGTTGAGAGTCGGCATGAACCTCGCACGAGACGGCCAGGTCGATCCAGATCCGCTGGCGATCAGGGAGGTCAACGGGTATCAGCATGCTCCTGCCCCTGCGATCACGCGGACCTGCCCGGTCTCGGTCCAGCGGGTGGCTGTGAGGGTCTCGGCGAGTACCGTCTTCTGCTCTGCATTGCGGGAGATTGTTTTCATACCTGCATCATCTCCATGGTGTGTCGGTGCTCCCTCGGGCCGATCGCCTTCATAGGGGGCAGGGGGATCAGATGAGAGGTGTTGCATGGTTCGTCCTTCTGTCTGTGCACCGGTGTGAGCCCTGTGAAGAGCGCTATGAGATCGAGACGCCCCGGAGGGCGATCGAATGCAGCGGCGCCCGAAGAGCACCGAATAACAGGATATATTTCAGTTCTGGCCATCGTCTCGCACTGCGCAGATGATGGGTCCGCCGACCATATCACTGATTGGATCAGGTGTCACCGGCAGCCCGAACTCCAGCGTGGTGCCGGGGGCATCGCCGCTCGAACCATGTATCACCTCCCGCTCCAACATCTACTCAAAGTTGAAAGTCGCCTATGCCGGATGATCTGATAGCAATCGTGGAAGAATCTCAGGATGTGAACAGCACCCTCATCTCCCGTGTGCGCCTGGAGATACTCTGGGCGCTCTCCGATCTCGGCGAGGACGGGCCACTGCACGGCAGCTCGAGGCCGCGCTGAACCTGAGCGACGGCGTGCTCTATGCAAACCTCAAGAAACTCGTTGAGATGGGGTACCTCCGCTCCGAGAAAGTGACGCTTGAGGGGAAGGACCTCGAACTCTATGCGATCACCCCGGAAGGACTTCTTGAGTGGCGGCGTGTCCGGGGCTGGCTCTGCAAACTCCCGGGCTGCGAAGGTGATGCCTGTGAACGATAGAAGCAGGGTTCCGGATGGATAAGGACCGGTTCGAGCACCGGTTCATCGCCCAGAAGCTCGTCTACCTGCTGAAGCTGAAGGGTGTTGATATAGCGGTTCGTTGACTCTATCTGTGCTCCCTGGTGTTGATTAGGTCATTAACTCAAGGAGCAACGATTCTCATAGATCTTTGCTATATCCCGGGATCAGTCTATCAGATGGTTTCAACTAACTCCGCAAGGAGTCCCCGGACTTCAGGCCGGGGAGGAATTGCGGTTCACAAGCACAACGCTAAATACTGTTGAGTGAAATAGGCCTCTGTGCTCACCACAAAGACGATCATCCTCAAGATGGACTGCTCTGACCCTGATCCCCTTGATCAGACGGTGCAGACCTACACTGATGGGATGAACTACGTCTCTGCGGTCGTGTACAATCTCGGGAAACCGAAGGGTTCTGCCGCCCTCCAGAAGATCGTCTATTCCGCTCTCCGGGAAGAGATCGGCCTCAAGTCCCAGATGTCCTGCAATGTCGTCAGGCAGGTCACGGGAACCTACCGGACACTTCAGGAGCAGGTCAGGGCGAAAAAGACGGTGTGGCAACAGATCATGTACGCTCCCACCTCCATGACCTTCTCCTTCGGGCGGGACTTCTCCCTCGACGGAGACGAGATCGGCCTTACAACTCTCGAAGGCCGGAGAAGGTATCGGTTCTTCCGATACCCTCACATGGAGCAGTATCTCGACGGAACATGGAAGTTTGGAGCGTCAAAACTGGTAAAACATCACGACGGCACATACTACTTCCACCTCTGTTGCGAGAGGGAGACAGAAACCCGCGAGGTCACGAAGTCTTCGACTTTCATGGGTGTGGATATCGGCCAGAACTTCCTTGCCGTTGCATCGACGACCGACAGGAAATGTCGGTTCTTCTGTGGCGGGAAAGCAAAGGATCTCCGAAACATCTATTCTACCATGCGGAAACGGTTACAGTCTAAGGGCACCCGGTCGGCAAAGAGGATGCTGAAGCATCTTTCTGGCCGGGAGAGACGGCTGATGACTGATATGAACCACCGCGTCTCGAAGGAGATCGTTTCTTTTGCCGTTCAGAACAACGTGGATGTGATCGGGCTGGAGGATCTCTCCGGGATCAGAGATCGGACACAGACCTCGAAGAAGCAGCGATACACCCATCATTCCTGGGCGTTCTTTGAACTCCAGACGTTCATCGAGTACAAGGCACGAGAGAAGGGTATATCGACGATCTATCTCGATCCGGCCTATACCTCGCAGACCTGTCCCCGGTGCAACCATATCAGCAAGAACAATCGGAATGGAAGGTCGTTTGTCTGCGAATGTTGTGGGCATTCGCTTCATGCCGATCTGATCGGTGCTCAAAACATCGAATCCAGAGCACGCACCTATAGGTATACCTTAGAGGTGCAGGGGTGCGGTCAGCCACCCATACGAGAACTATCGATAAGATAGAGTCTCAAGCCCCGCCCTTCAGGGCGGGGTAGTTGACCAGGGCCCATAATACTATAATTTTGCCTTATTCTCCCAGCGCTGCTCGCCATTATAACATCCGGACTCCTCCTCTCTCCCGGTGCAGTGTCGCCCGTCCTCCCCAACCATCTTCTGACGAGCAGCGGCCTGCACAGGAGAAAACAGACCCTGAGAGGATTATCTCTGGAGATATTCGACCGCATGCCCGGCCCTATCTGAAAGCCGGTCTGGCGGACGCGGATCAAGGATGGCACAGAGAGCGTGAAGATAGAGAACAAGGGGTTACAGAAATGCCAGGCATCGGCCTGATGAACGGCAGCCCCCGGATTGAATCGTGCGCCAACACAAGTTCAGGGAGGACCGCCAACACGACATCAGCACGCAAAGAGATAAACCCCTCGGTCCGCCGCTTCGTCGGGGCGATCTCCGGGGTGCATGCGCGCCAGAAGGGCCGGCACCGTTCTGCAATCGCTGTGGTGACGCGGTGGGCTGAACGGCGTGCTCTGCCCCGGTCTGGCCGAAGCGATCCTCCTCATCGTCCGGGCTCTGGCTGACGGGGGAGGCGCCATCCCCACTCCTCCTCCGCGGATAAATGTGGCCCCTTTAAGCGTTATTTCAGATGTAGCGTGATCAAGATCCGATGTTTTGGGCCGCGTTACAGATCTGGATAGTATGGCCTTTGCGGGGAGAATAGAGTGGAAATAACATCGATTCCTGTGGATTTTCAGGTCGCCATTGCGGGTTCGAAGGGTTTTGGTCGGATGTATGGTGAAGAACAGGCGTACATGCTGTGAAAACAGGCGGAAAACGCGTGAATCCGGGGCGCTCTGCCGCCCATCCCGGACCATGCGCCGCACCTCTCGAGGGCCTGCAGTCCTGCCGCCCAGAGATGCGCCGAACCCGGACAAATGTCTGGGCGCTCCACGCGGGGTTATAACCTCCGGCCCCCCTTTTTTGCCGGGAGCCGTCACACTGATGCTCGAGAAGAGCAGAAAAGAATAGAGAACCTGAACAGGCAGATACCGTGAAATCCCCCTTCAATGTAACAGACCCACGCTACCACCTCTGCGCCCTCGTCGTCCTGAGCGCCGTCGTCGTCACCGTCATGTTCACCGAGGCAATGCTCACGCCGGCCCTCCCCCTGATCCAGGAGGAATTCGGGATCTCGGGCGTCTGGACCTCCCTGATCCTCACGGCCGTCCTCCTCGTCGGGGCGATCATCACGCCGGTCATCGGTAAATGCGGCGACATCTTCGGGAAGAAACGGATGATGCTCATCTGCATCGCCATCTACGCCGCCGGCGTCGTCGCCAGCGGGTGGGCCACCGACATCGGAAGCCTCCTCCTCTTCCGGGCCCTCCAGGGCACCGGCCTCGGGATGTTTCCCCTCTGTTATGCCCTGATCAGGGAGCAGTTCCCGCCCGAGCGGGTGCCGGTCGCCGTCGGGACGATCGCCGCCATGTTCGGGGCCGGGACCCTCCTCGGGATCTTTGTCGGATCCTGGATCGTCGGGCTGTATGGCTGGCGGATGACCTTCCACCTCGTCGCACCGGCCGTATTCATCCTCCTGGCGCTGACGGCGATCGTGATCATCCCCTCCCCGCCCAGGGCAGGCGCACCGATCGACCGTGCCGGGATGGCGGCCTTCACGCTCACCCTCCTCTCCTTCGTCCTCGCCCTCACCATGGGAGGGACTGCGGGATGGTCGTCACCGGGCATTCTGCTCCTCCTCCTCATGACGGCCGTGTTCGGCGCACTCTTCGTACGGGTCGAGGCCGTGGCCGAGGAGCCGATGCTCGACCTCTCCATGGTGCAAAAACTTCCGGTGCTCATCGCCCTCGTGATCGGGCTCATCGTCGTCATGGCGACCTTCATGCTCATCCAGACCCTCCCCTACCTGATCGAGAGCCCGACCGGCCTCGGCCTCCCGGCACTGGCTGTCGGGCTGATCCTGATGCCGGGCTCGGTCGCCGATATGATCTCGGGCCCTGCGACCGGGGCGATGATCGGCAGGTGGGGGGTGCGCCCGGCGATGGTCCTGGGATCGGCCCTCCTTCTCGTCGGCGCCCTCCTCTATCTCTTCGCCAGCCCATCGGTTGCAGTCCTGGTGATTGCCGGAGTCCTCTTCAACGCCGGCATGTCGGTCACCCTCACCGGCAACACGATCATCGTCATCAGGGCGGCGGATGCAGCCGATACCGGGGCGTGGACAGCGGTCTACCACACCTCGCAGAACATCGGCGGAATGACCGGGCCGGTGATCGCCGGCGCATTCCTCACCAGTTTTGCGGTGAATGTGCCCGGGTGGACGGCGGCGATGCCCTCGACGGAGGCGTTCCACCTCGTGTTCGCGGCGATCTCGGTCCTATCTCTCGCCACGCTCCTCCTCTCCCTGCGGGTGAGGGACAGCGAGATCTGATGGCGGTCGCTCAGGGCCGGACACTTTTTGTGCGCAGGCGCCAGAGTGAGGAGCATGGTCCAGCCCGAACGCATCAGCGCCGGAAACGGCCGCGAGGCCGTTGCAGGGGATTACGTGCTCTACTGGATGCAATCCTCGCAGCGGGCGGGGGAAAACCCTGCGCTCGAATATGCCATCGAACGGGCGAACAGCATCAATAAGCCGGTTTATGTCTGCTTCGGCCTGGACGTCTCGTATCCCGAGGCGAACCGCCGTTCCTTTGCGTTCATGCTCGAAGGTCTCCGGGAGACCGGCGAGGACCTGAAGGTGCGGGGCATCCCCTTCTTCGTACGCGAGGGGCCGCCGTACGAGGTGGCGGCGGCGTTCGGCGAGGCGGCCTGCCTGGTCGTCACCGACCGCGGTTACCTTCGCCACCTCAATGCGTGGCGGGAGCGGGTTGCAGCGGCGGTCACCTGCCCGGTCATCACCGTCGAATCCGGTGTCGTCGTCCCGGTGGAGGTGGCGTCGGGGAAGGAGGAGTGGTCGGCGGCGACGTTCAGGCCGAAGATCCTGCGCCACCTCGATCGCTTCCTCGTCCCGGTGAAAGAGCGGCGGGTGCGGGTGCCTCTCCAGCCAGACGATGTTGCGGATGCAGGCGTGCCGGCGGTCGATCGCCTTCTCGTCGACGGAAGCGTCCCTGCAGGCATGTTTGGCGGCGGGACGGCAGAGGCACGCCGTCACCTGGGGATCTTCTGCTCCGAGCGCCTCTCCGCGTATGAAGACGGGCGAAACGATCCAAACAGGGATGTGCTCTCAGATATGAGCCCGTATCTCCATTTTGGGCAGATATCCCCGGTGGAGATCG
Above is a window of Methanofollis tationis DNA encoding:
- a CDS encoding deoxyribodipyrimidine photo-lyase — translated: MVQPERISAGNGREAVAGDYVLYWMQSSQRAGENPALEYAIERANSINKPVYVCFGLDVSYPEANRRSFAFMLEGLRETGEDLKVRGIPFFVREGPPYEVAAAFGEAACLVVTDRGYLRHLNAWRERVAAAVTCPVITVESGVVVPVEVASGKEEWSAATFRPKILRHLDRFLVPVKERRVRVPLQPDDVADAGVPAVDRLLVDGSVPAGMFGGGTAEARRHLGIFCSERLSAYEDGRNDPNRDVLSDMSPYLHFGQISPVEIALAVRATGMPAARAYLEEVIVRRELAVNLVRYNPGYDTYEGLPQWAKKTLAEHARDRREYIYTPRELEEGRTHDPYWNAAQRQMVVTGKMHGYMRMYWGKKILEWSETPEDAYRAALSLNNRYEIDGRDPNGYAGVAWCFGKHDRPWKERAIFGKIRYMNANGLKRKFDADLYVQAFPPG
- a CDS encoding MFS transporter is translated as MKSPFNVTDPRYHLCALVVLSAVVVTVMFTEAMLTPALPLIQEEFGISGVWTSLILTAVLLVGAIITPVIGKCGDIFGKKRMMLICIAIYAAGVVASGWATDIGSLLLFRALQGTGLGMFPLCYALIREQFPPERVPVAVGTIAAMFGAGTLLGIFVGSWIVGLYGWRMTFHLVAPAVFILLALTAIVIIPSPPRAGAPIDRAGMAAFTLTLLSFVLALTMGGTAGWSSPGILLLLLMTAVFGALFVRVEAVAEEPMLDLSMVQKLPVLIALVIGLIVVMATFMLIQTLPYLIESPTGLGLPALAVGLILMPGSVADMISGPATGAMIGRWGVRPAMVLGSALLLVGALLYLFASPSVAVLVIAGVLFNAGMSVTLTGNTIIVIRAADAADTGAWTAVYHTSQNIGGMTGPVIAGAFLTSFAVNVPGWTAAMPSTEAFHLVFAAISVLSLATLLLSLRVRDSEI
- a CDS encoding RNA-guided endonuclease TnpB family protein, whose amino-acid sequence is MLTTKTIILKMDCSDPDPLDQTVQTYTDGMNYVSAVVYNLGKPKGSAALQKIVYSALREEIGLKSQMSCNVVRQVTGTYRTLQEQVRAKKTVWQQIMYAPTSMTFSFGRDFSLDGDEIGLTTLEGRRRYRFFRYPHMEQYLDGTWKFGASKLVKHHDGTYYFHLCCERETETREVTKSSTFMGVDIGQNFLAVASTTDRKCRFFCGGKAKDLRNIYSTMRKRLQSKGTRSAKRMLKHLSGRERRLMTDMNHRVSKEIVSFAVQNNVDVIGLEDLSGIRDRTQTSKKQRYTHHSWAFFELQTFIEYKAREKGISTIYLDPAYTSQTCPRCNHISKNNRNGRSFVCECCGHSLHADLIGAQNIESRARTYRYTLEVQGCGQPPIRELSIR